The Puntigrus tetrazona isolate hp1 chromosome 3, ASM1883169v1, whole genome shotgun sequence genome contains a region encoding:
- the LOC122342172 gene encoding uncharacterized protein LOC122342172, whose product MKQLYKVPFERNSERVKELRHQYVQRVMELEANQTPHKFIYVDEAGFNLARTRRRGRNLIGKRATADVPGQRGANITMCAAISSAGLVLQKSQIGPFNTERLLLFLEDLHQQLVPAAEREQVGGNMRTFVIVWDNVAFHHSHAITNWFAAHLRMISLFLPPYSPFLNPIEEFFSAWRWKVYDHRPHDQMSLLDAMEAGCRDISAEDCQGWIRHAKRFYPRCIARENIRCDVDENMWPVAEDRID is encoded by the exons ATGAAACAGCTGTACAAAGTGCCCTTTGAAAGAAACAGTGAGCGGGTCAAGGAACTCCGACACCAATATGTCCAG AGAGTTATGGAGTTGGAGGCTAATCAGACAccacataaattcatttatgtagATGAGGCAGGATTTAACCTGGCAAGAACTCGTAGACGAGGAAGAAATCTGATTGGAAAAAGGGCCACTGCTGATGTTCCGGGTCAAAGAGGAGCAAATATCACAATGTGTGCTGCAATCTCAAGTGCTGGTTTGGTCCTGCAGAAAAGCCAGATTGGTCCCTTCAACACAGAGcgccttcttttgtttttagaggACCTCCACCAACAACTGGTACCAGCAGCAGAAAGGGAACAAGTAGGAGGAAACATGAGGACATTTGTGATTGTATGGGACAATGTAGCGTTCCACCATTCACATGCAATCACAAATTGGTTTGCAGCCCATCTGAgaatgatttctctttttcttcctccgTACTCTCCTttcctcaatcctattgaggaATTTTTTTCTGCCTGGAGGTGGAAAGTCTATGATCATAGACCACATGATCAGATGTCCCTCCTGGATGCCATGGAGGCTGGCTGCCGAGATATCTCAGCTGAAGACTGCCAAGGGTGGATAAGGCATGCTAAACGTTTCTATCCCAGATGCATAGCAAGAGAAAATATAAGATGTGATGTCGATGAGAACATGTGGCCAGTTGCTGAAGATCGTATAGATTAg